The proteins below come from a single Haliaeetus albicilla chromosome 22, bHalAlb1.1, whole genome shotgun sequence genomic window:
- the FRMD8 gene encoding FERM domain-containing protein 8 isoform X1, producing the protein MEGEGASAPPGAAAALAFLPDGAGVPLPLEPPPGPTAGEMLRRLQGALRLPPLAAEALALWLVSPLLEVQLKPRHRPLRLVRQWPELLLRFSLGSHADIAQDEPCLQLRRNVFFPKSKELELEEEELLRLLYEEARGNLLGGRYPVDPPDGEELGALACRLRLGPFQPGHHTPQSLRPLLGELLPPPPGRGGLWGALRRRGPRPPPPEEGLLQAFARTPGPQATPADLYRAFLRRCHALPYYGCAFFPGAIDRPAGGLLGRGGLRPVSVAVGLEGVTIIDPREKHVLLTLTFPELCWELVGAVGQEGDGAVGQEGDGAVGQEGDAVGPPQLWLEFDGDHEGAPVNRLLRVFSPQAELMSALIECCIELGGPGPPPPGPPPPPETPSRGAPLRRQESVTRPRLQRLATIDYVQEGQELRRVKPPRRSGSFFGRGARGSYTPVSGGAGLEQG; encoded by the exons ATGGAGGGGGAGGGGGCGTCCGCGCCCCCCGGCGCTGCCG ccGCGCTGGCCTTCCTGCCGGACGGGGCGGGGGTGCCGCTGCCGCTGgagccccccccggggcccACGGCCGGGGAGATGCTGCGGCGCCTGCAGGGGGCTCTGCGCCTGCCCCCCCTCGCCGCCGAGGCGCTGGCGCTCTGGCTGGTCTCCCCCCTGCTGG AGGTGCAGCTGAAGCCGCGGCACCGGCCCCTGCGCCTGGTCCGGCAGtggccagagctgctgctgcgctTCAGCCTCGGCTCCCACGCCGACATCGCCCAGG acgagccctgcctgcagctgcgcAGGAACGTCTTCTTCCCCAAGagcaaggagctggag ctggaggaagaggagctgctgcggctgctgTACGAGGAGGCGCGGGGGAACCTGCTGGGGGGGCGCTACCCCGTGGACCCCCCCGACGGGGAGGAGCTGGGGGCCCTGGCCTGCCGCCTGCGCCTGGGACCCTTCCAGCCCGGCCACCACACGCCCCAGAGCCTGCG gccgctactgggggagctgctgccgccgcccccggggcgaggggggctgtggggggccCTGCGCCGGCGgggcccccgcccgcccccccccgagGAGGGGCTGCTCCAGGCCTTTGCCCGCACCCCCGGCCCCCAGGCCACCCCCGCCGACCTCTACCGCGCCTTTCTGCGCCGCTGCCACGCCCTGCCCTACTACGG GTGCGCCTTCTTCCCGGGGGCCATTGACCGCCCCGCCGGGGGGCTgctgggccggggggggctgcggccCGTCAGTGTCGCCGTGGGGCTGGAGGGCGTCACCATCATCGACCCCCGGGAGAAG catgtGCTGCTGACACTGACCTtcccagagctgtgctgggagctggtgggcgccgtggggcaggagggggacggcgccgtggggcaggagggggatggcgccgtggggcaggagggggatgCCGTGGGGCCCCCCCAGCTCTGGCTGGAGTTCGATGGCGACCACGAGGGCGCCCCTGTCAACCGCCTGCTGCGGGTGTTCTCCCCCCAG gcagagctgatGAGCGCCCTCATCGAGTGCTGCATCGagctgggggggccggggccgccccccccgggcccgccgcccccccccgagACCCCCTCGCGGGGCGCCCCCTTGCGGCGGCAGGAGAGCGTCACCCGCCCCCGCCTGCAGCGCCTGGCCACCATCGACTACGTGCAGGAGG ggcaggagCTGAGGCGCGTCAAGCCCCCCCGGCGCTCGGGGTCCTTCTTCGGGCGGGGGGCACGGGGCTCTTACACCCCCGTGTCAGGGGGGGCcgggctggagcagggctga
- the FRMD8 gene encoding FERM domain-containing protein 8 isoform X2: MEGEGASAPPGAAEVQLKPRHRPLRLVRQWPELLLRFSLGSHADIAQDEPCLQLRRNVFFPKSKELELEEEELLRLLYEEARGNLLGGRYPVDPPDGEELGALACRLRLGPFQPGHHTPQSLRPLLGELLPPPPGRGGLWGALRRRGPRPPPPEEGLLQAFARTPGPQATPADLYRAFLRRCHALPYYGCAFFPGAIDRPAGGLLGRGGLRPVSVAVGLEGVTIIDPREKHVLLTLTFPELCWELVGAVGQEGDGAVGQEGDGAVGQEGDAVGPPQLWLEFDGDHEGAPVNRLLRVFSPQAELMSALIECCIELGGPGPPPPGPPPPPETPSRGAPLRRQESVTRPRLQRLATIDYVQEGQELRRVKPPRRSGSFFGRGARGSYTPVSGGAGLEQG, translated from the exons ATGGAGGGGGAGGGGGCGTCCGCGCCCCCCGGCGCTGCCG AGGTGCAGCTGAAGCCGCGGCACCGGCCCCTGCGCCTGGTCCGGCAGtggccagagctgctgctgcgctTCAGCCTCGGCTCCCACGCCGACATCGCCCAGG acgagccctgcctgcagctgcgcAGGAACGTCTTCTTCCCCAAGagcaaggagctggag ctggaggaagaggagctgctgcggctgctgTACGAGGAGGCGCGGGGGAACCTGCTGGGGGGGCGCTACCCCGTGGACCCCCCCGACGGGGAGGAGCTGGGGGCCCTGGCCTGCCGCCTGCGCCTGGGACCCTTCCAGCCCGGCCACCACACGCCCCAGAGCCTGCG gccgctactgggggagctgctgccgccgcccccggggcgaggggggctgtggggggccCTGCGCCGGCGgggcccccgcccgcccccccccgagGAGGGGCTGCTCCAGGCCTTTGCCCGCACCCCCGGCCCCCAGGCCACCCCCGCCGACCTCTACCGCGCCTTTCTGCGCCGCTGCCACGCCCTGCCCTACTACGG GTGCGCCTTCTTCCCGGGGGCCATTGACCGCCCCGCCGGGGGGCTgctgggccggggggggctgcggccCGTCAGTGTCGCCGTGGGGCTGGAGGGCGTCACCATCATCGACCCCCGGGAGAAG catgtGCTGCTGACACTGACCTtcccagagctgtgctgggagctggtgggcgccgtggggcaggagggggacggcgccgtggggcaggagggggatggcgccgtggggcaggagggggatgCCGTGGGGCCCCCCCAGCTCTGGCTGGAGTTCGATGGCGACCACGAGGGCGCCCCTGTCAACCGCCTGCTGCGGGTGTTCTCCCCCCAG gcagagctgatGAGCGCCCTCATCGAGTGCTGCATCGagctgggggggccggggccgccccccccgggcccgccgcccccccccgagACCCCCTCGCGGGGCGCCCCCTTGCGGCGGCAGGAGAGCGTCACCCGCCCCCGCCTGCAGCGCCTGGCCACCATCGACTACGTGCAGGAGG ggcaggagCTGAGGCGCGTCAAGCCCCCCCGGCGCTCGGGGTCCTTCTTCGGGCGGGGGGCACGGGGCTCTTACACCCCCGTGTCAGGGGGGGCcgggctggagcagggctga